A single Cherax quadricarinatus isolate ZL_2023a chromosome 4, ASM3850222v1, whole genome shotgun sequence DNA region contains:
- the LOC138854554 gene encoding protein Wnt-2b-A-like, translated as MLILLQTVSQGARMGISECQHQFNMHRWNCSTFTNSPYVFGHLLRIKSREKAYVYAISAAGVAYSVTRACSRGELTECGCDERIRQRPTRGRWEWGGCSEDLRFGEYFSKEFVDAREARNTADGLMNLHNNEAGRRAIRSEMELVCKCHGVSGSCSMRVCWRRMAPFRNIGDSLLQRFEGASIVRFVKKRKRKKLRPLKRGFKRASRRDLVYLEESPDYCTRNEELGVLGTEGRLCNKTSWGMDGCRILCCGRGYQTMVREVTEKCNCRFIWCCKVHCEKCQVSREEHYCN; from the exons ATGCTTATATTACTGCAGACGGTGAGCCAGGGTGCCAGAATGGGCATCAGTGAGTGTCAACACCAGTTTAACATGCACCGCTGGAACTGCTCCACCTTCACCAACTCCCCTTACGTCTTCGGTCATCTCCTCCGCATCA AGAGCAGGGAGAAAGCCTACGTATACGCCATCTCGGCCGCCGGGGTGGCATACAGCGTCACCCGCGCCTGCAGCAGAGGAGAATTGACGGAGTGTGGTTGTGATGAACGCATACGTCAGCGACCCACCAGAGGCAG GTGGGAGTGGGGAGGTTGTTCGGAGGACCTGAGGTTTGGGGAGTACTTTAGTAAGGAGTTCGTGGACGCCCGCGAGGCCAGGAACACCGCTGACGGCCTCATGAACCTCCACAACAACGAGGCTGGAAGGAGG GCCATCAGGTCAGAGATGGAGCTGGTGTGTAAGTGCCACGGAGTATCAGGTTCCTGCTCCATGAGGGTGTGCTGGCGCAGGATGGCACCCTTCAGGAACATTGGTGACTCCCTCCTGCAGCGCTTCGAGGGCGCCTCCATCGTCAG ATTTGTAAAGAAACGGAAGAGGAAGAAACTGCGGCCACTGAAGCGAGGCTTCAAGAGAGCGAGTAGGCGAGAcctggtctacctggaggagtctccTGACTACTGTACTCGTAATGAAGA GCTTGGTGTGCTGGGCACGGAGGGTCGGCTGTGCAACAAGACCAGTTGGGGTATGGATGGTTGCAGGATCCTGTGTTGTGGCCGGGGCTACCAGACCATGGTGAGGGAAGTGACAGAAAAGTGCAACTGCAGGTTCATCTGGTGTTGCAAAGTACACTGTGAAAAGTGCCAAGTGTCTCGTGAGGAACATTATTGCAACTAA